The Vanessa tameamea isolate UH-Manoa-2023 chromosome 2, ilVanTame1 primary haplotype, whole genome shotgun sequence genome has a segment encoding these proteins:
- the LOC135193525 gene encoding pancreatic triacylglycerol lipase-like, whose protein sequence is MKLLVVLLASVALCAGSAIPLVPLDNSHYVEGESRYIWMPDGEGKPHLVDLQAPVDEEFLQSRNGARNEYWLFTRRNPTNSQILVNGNANSIRNSNYNGNRPTKVIVHGWNSNGNTAQNNQITAAFLAVADVNVIVLDWRSTASGLYTTSVRAVPDVGRHLTNFLIFLFNTAGGNWNNLHLVGHSLGAHVVGNAGRASNNRPVRVTGMDPAGPQWGGNSNALNRNSGVYVESIHSNGGALGIMDPISDADFYPNGGRNQPGCIEPICSHSRAPQLFASSIRSNHLVGRRCNNLSQAQNNQCTGATLVLGTSNLGKRGQGLYGLRTGNSWPF, encoded by the exons ATGAAACTCTTGGTGGTCTTGCTTGCCTCAGTAGCAT TATGCGCTGGTAGTGCAATTCCATTGGTGCCATTAGATAACAGTCATTATGTGGAAGGCGAGAGCCGTTACATTTGGATGCCTGATGGTGAGGGTAAGCCCCATCTTGTAGATTTGCAAGCTCCCGTTGATGAAGAGTTTCTTCAATCCAGAAATGGTGCTCGCAATGAGTACTGGCTGTTCACAAG ACGTAATCCAACCAACAGCCAAATTTTGGTGAACGGCAACGCGAACTCAATCCGTAACTCCAACTACAACGGAAACCGCCCCACCAAGGTCATCGTGCATGGATGGAACAGTAACGGAAACACAGCGCAAAACAATCAAATCACAGCCGCTTTCCTTGCGGTCGCAGATGTCAACGTCATAGTCCTAGACTGGAGAAGTACTGCCAGTGGACTCTACACCACATCCGTGAGAGCTGTTCCCGATGTTGGCAGACATCTTACGAATTTCCTTATCTTTCTTTTCAATACCGCTGGCGGCAACTGGAACAACCTCCACTTAGTTGGTCACAGTTTGGGCGCTCACGTAGTCGGTAATGCCGGACGCGCTAGTAATAACCGACCAGTCCGAGTAACTg GTATGGATCCCGCTGGTCCTCAGTGGGGTGGTAACTCAAATGCTCTAAACCGCAACTCTGGAGTATACGTTGAATCTATTCACTCTAACGGTGGTGCTCTCGGTATCATGGACCCTATTTCTGACGCTGACTTCTACCCCAACGGTGGCAGAAATCAACCCGGCTGTATAGAGCCCATATGCTCTCATTCACGTGCACCACAACTGTTTGCATCTTCGATCAGAAGTAACCACTTAGTGGGAAGACGTTGCAATAACCTCAGTCAGGCTCAAAATAATCAGTGCACAGGAGCTACATTAGTCCTTGGTACCAGCAACTTGGGCAAGCGAGG acaAGGATTATATGGACTAAGAACCGGTAACAGCTGGCCTTTCTAA